In Acanthopagrus latus isolate v.2019 chromosome 17, fAcaLat1.1, whole genome shotgun sequence, the following are encoded in one genomic region:
- the chrnb2 gene encoding neuronal acetylcholine receptor subunit beta-2, with protein MMDGWLPLLALLAIAGGGLGADTEERLVEHLLNPAHYNKLIRPATNGSELVTVQLMVSLAQLISVHEREQVMTTNVWLTQEWQDYRLTWVPEEFDGMMKVRLPSKHIWLPDVVLYNNADGVYEVSFYSNAVVSYDGSIFWLPPAIYKSACKIEVKHFPFDQQNCTLRFRSWTYDRTEIDLVLRADVASMDDFTPSGEWDIIALPGRRNENPADPTYVDITYDFIIRRKPLFYTINLIIPCVLITSLAILVFYLPSDCGEKMTLCISVLLALTVFLLLISKIVPPTSLDVPLVGKYLMFTMVLVTFSIVTSVCVLNVHHRSPTTHTMPPWVKLVFLNKLPALLFMRQPRNSCERQRLRQRRRAQEQKEGGRSGEAGALMVGLGLGGAGGNGGGTSTGVFGKEDSDPCTCYVNRASVKQFGGDLGGAGGGSMDGLNRVREGREGGSGNLPRGKQAAGGPALTQALLAQACPGFEEAVEGVRFIANHMKSEDDDQSVSEDWKYVAMVIDRLFLWIFVFVCVFGTLGMFMQPLFQNYTVKTISPPG; from the exons GAGGCCTCGGGGCAGACACAGAGGAGCGCTTGGTGGAGCATCTCCTCAACCCAGCCCACTACAACAAACTGATCCGTCCTGCGACTAATGGCTCCGAGCTGGTTACCGTGCAGCTGATGGTGTCGCTGGCCCAGCTCATCAGCGTG catgAAAGAGAACAGGTGATGACCACCAATGTCTGGCTAACGCAG GAGTGGCAGGACTATCGTCTGACTTGGGTCCCTGAGGAGTTTGATGGAATGATGAAGGTCAGGCTGCCCTCAAAACACATCTGGCTGCCTGACGTGGTGCTCTACAACAA CGCTGATGGGGTGTACGAGGTGTCGTTCTACTCCAACGCCGTGGTCTCCTACGACGGCAGCATCTTCTGGTTGCCCCCAGCCATCTATAAGTCAGCCTGTAAGATCGAGGTCAAGCACTTCCCCTTCGACCAGCAGAACTGCACGCTGCGCTTCCGCTCCTGGACGTATGACCGCACCGAGATCGATCTGGTGCTCCGCGCCGATGTGGCGAGCATGGATGACTTCACACCCAGCGGGGAGTGGGACATCATTGCCCTGCCGGGCAGACGGAATGAGAACCCGGCCGACCCCACCTACGTCGACATCACGTACGACTTCATCATTCGCAGGAAGCCTCTTTTTTACACCATCAACCTCATCATCCCGTGCGTGCTCATCACCTCGCTGGCGATCCTGGTCTTCTACCTGCCGTCCGACTGCGGGGAGAAGATGACGCTCTGCATCTCCGTGCTGCTGGCGCTCactgtgttcctgctgctgatctcCAAGATCGTCCCGCCCACTTCACTGGACGTCCCCCTCGTTGGGAAGTACCTGATGTTCACCATGGTCCTCGTGACTTTCTCCATCGTCACCAGCGTGTGCGTGCTCAACGTGCACCACCGCTctcccaccacacacaccatgcCCCCTTGGGTCAAACTGGTTTTCCTCAACAAGCTTCCTGCTTTGCTCTTCATGCGCCAGCCCAGGAACAGCTGCGAGCGCCAGCGGCTGCGCCAAAGAAGAAGAGCCCAGGAACAGAAGGAGGGCGGGCGCAGCGGGGAGGCAGGGGCCCTGATGGTGGGGCTCGGGCTGGGAGGAGCCGGCGGGAACGGAGGGGGGACCTCCACAGGGGTGTTCGGCAAGGAGGACAGTGACCCTTGTACCTGCTACGTGAACCGGGCGTCTGTTAAACAGTTCGGAGGGGATctgggaggagcaggagggggatcCATGGATGGGCTGAACAGGGTGAGGGAGGGCCGGGAGGGGGGCTCCGGAAACCTGCCGCGGGGGAAGCAGGCAGCAGGAGGTCCCGCTCTGACTCAGGCCCTGCTGGCTCAAGCCTGTCCAGGCTTCGAGGAGGCCGTGGAAGGAGTGCGCTTCATCGCCAACCACATGAAGAGTGAGGATGACGATCAGAGT GTGAGCGAGGACTGGAAGTACGTTGCCATGGTGATCGACCGCCTCTTCCTGTGGATCttcgtgtttgtgtgcgtgttcgGCACGCTGGGCATGTTCATGCAGCCACTCTTCCAGAATTACACCGTCAAGACCATCAGTCCGCCTGGCTGA
- the s100t gene encoding S100 calcium binding protein T — protein sequence MSLPNSENASTLENAMQLMIQTFHKYSGNEGDKYTLSRAELKEMLTAELGNYLGNAQDKEAVDKVMGDLDSNNDGEVDFTEFIILVGALTVACNDFFLEYNDKPEKKK from the exons ATGTCTTTGCCCAACTCAGAGAACGCCTCCACCCTGGAGAACGCCATGCAGCTCATGATCCAGACCTTCCACAAGTACTCTGGAAACGAGGGTGACAAATACACACTGAGCAGGGCCGAGCTCAAGGAGATGCTCACCGCAGAGCTTGGCAACTACCTGGGG AACGCCCAGGATAAGGAGGCAGTGGACAAGGTGATGGGAGACCTGGATTCCAACAACGACGGGGAGGTAGATTTCACCGAGTTCATCATCCTGGTCGGCGCTCTCACTGTGGCCTGTAACGACTTCTTCCTGGAGTACAACGACAAGccggagaagaagaagtga